The proteins below come from a single Nitrosarchaeum sp. genomic window:
- a CDS encoding succinate dehydrogenase iron-sulfur subunit has product MAQESSLAEKNTMKKITLRIARFNPANDDAKKFMEFNISYEKWTTVLEAILDVKQHFDHSIAVRYSCRQATCGSCGMIINGKPRLACFTKISELNSNIVTVEPMNNFPIIRDLAVKFERLFDTHHKVKPYLIRDDTEISSSTKEFLQTPEELEQYIQFSNCIKCGLCNSACPTMATDSSFVGPQALAQAYRYVADSRDKGKDERLKIIDDSHGIWRCHFAGSCSQVCPKGVDPAMGIQLLRGYMLGFRS; this is encoded by the coding sequence ATGGCACAGGAATCTAGTTTGGCAGAAAAAAATACTATGAAAAAAATCACTTTACGTATTGCAAGATTTAATCCTGCAAATGACGATGCCAAAAAATTTATGGAATTTAATATTTCATACGAAAAATGGACAACTGTATTAGAAGCAATTCTTGATGTTAAGCAACATTTTGATCATTCTATTGCAGTTAGATATTCTTGCAGACAAGCTACTTGTGGTTCATGTGGGATGATTATTAATGGCAAACCTAGACTGGCATGTTTTACAAAAATCAGCGAGCTGAATTCAAATATTGTAACCGTTGAACCAATGAATAACTTTCCAATCATTCGTGATCTTGCAGTAAAATTTGAACGACTATTTGATACTCATCATAAAGTAAAACCATATCTGATTCGTGATGACACTGAAATTTCAAGTAGCACAAAAGAATTCCTCCAAACTCCTGAAGAGCTAGAACAATACATCCAATTTTCAAATTGTATTAAATGTGGATTATGCAACTCGGCATGTCCCACAATGGCAACAGATTCTTCGTTTGTAGGTCCTCAGGCATTAGCCCAAGCATATCGATATGTTGCTGATAGTAGGGATAAAGGCAAAGATGAACGCCTAAAAATTATTGATGATTCTCACGGTATTTGGAGATGTCATTTTGCCGGCTCTTGTAGTCAAGTATGCCCAAAAGGCGTAGACCCAGCCATGGGCATTCAATTACTCCGTGGTTATATGTTAGGATTTAGAAGCTAA
- a CDS encoding succinate dehydrogenase gives MTDQDEHKEGIGGMINPRRYGIERVAYLLMRLSGLGLLAYFIGHIYETSSILKGQVGWNEFLAITQTNEGHAILAIVIAMCVFHTVNGIRVMLGHGGVGVGKPARPDYPYIPASQNIRHKMGIYSAIILAAIAMMYGLAVMFGE, from the coding sequence ATGACTGATCAAGACGAACACAAAGAGGGTATTGGTGGAATGATCAATCCTCGAAGATATGGTATTGAAAGAGTGGCATATCTATTAATGAGATTAAGTGGGTTGGGATTATTGGCATATTTTATAGGTCATATCTATGAAACTAGTTCAATTTTAAAAGGTCAAGTTGGATGGAATGAATTTCTTGCAATTACACAAACCAACGAAGGTCATGCAATTTTAGCTATAGTTATTGCAATGTGTGTTTTCCACACTGTTAATGGAATTAGAGTGATGCTTGGACATGGAGGAGTTGGAGTAGGTAAACCTGCTAGACCTGATTATCCATACATTCCAGCCTCTCAAAACATTAGACACAAAATGGGAATATATTCTGCAATAATTCTTGCTGCAATTGCAATGATGTATGGACTCGCGGTAATGTTTGGTGAATAA
- a CDS encoding glutamyl-tRNA reductase yields MSEINFDIINARVTFKNVPLHSLARFRFNDLKVACETFKKIPGVAECIIIQTASRVEIFTVSNLETGDTPDGRRVEGKALVLNQIKETWESLSELEQIDIDHFDQTLEVYKGTDVYLNLLRLACGLESVVIGKEEILNEIKSSLSHAKEINVSGDILNKLFENIIRIASRIRETTGISKNVISLGDVSVKIVDEKAGLDAKKRILLIGTGESAARVAKTLNKKGFAFDVTSKTIERATGFSKILGGKPIAFEEVLAGFDKYDIVFVATTADYFLITFDRLKLVMEEKKKGTLILDLSDPRTVDEGITALPGIKLLFRDQIAEIYEENVKSRIGMIPAVEKIIEKEVPILEATMKHITA; encoded by the coding sequence TTGAGCGAAATTAATTTTGATATCATTAATGCAAGAGTAACTTTCAAAAATGTACCACTTCACTCTTTGGCCAGATTTAGATTTAATGATCTTAAAGTTGCATGTGAAACTTTTAAAAAAATTCCTGGTGTCGCAGAATGTATAATAATTCAAACTGCTAGTAGAGTTGAAATATTTACTGTTAGTAATTTGGAAACAGGAGATACTCCAGATGGAAGAAGGGTTGAGGGAAAGGCTCTAGTTTTAAATCAAATTAAAGAAACATGGGAATCTCTGTCTGAACTTGAACAAATTGATATTGATCACTTTGATCAAACACTTGAAGTTTACAAAGGTACTGATGTCTATCTTAATTTGTTAAGATTGGCTTGCGGTTTAGAATCCGTAGTAATTGGTAAAGAAGAAATATTGAATGAAATTAAATCGTCACTTTCACACGCAAAGGAAATTAATGTATCTGGAGATATTTTGAATAAACTATTTGAAAATATTATTCGAATTGCTTCACGAATAAGAGAAACTACTGGCATTAGTAAAAATGTGATATCTCTCGGTGATGTATCTGTAAAAATTGTAGATGAAAAAGCTGGATTGGATGCTAAGAAACGTATTCTTTTAATTGGTACGGGAGAATCTGCTGCTAGAGTCGCTAAAACTCTAAATAAAAAAGGATTTGCGTTTGATGTTACAAGCAAAACAATTGAGCGTGCAACTGGCTTTTCTAAAATATTGGGTGGTAAACCAATTGCATTTGAAGAAGTATTAGCAGGATTTGATAAATATGATATTGTTTTTGTTGCAACAACTGCTGATTATTTCTTAATTACATTTGATAGATTAAAATTAGTTATGGAAGAGAAAAAGAAAGGTACACTGATTTTAGATTTATCAGACCCACGAACAGTTGATGAAGGAATAACTGCATTACCTGGAATTAAATTATTGTTTAGAGATCAAATTGCTGAAATCTATGAAGAAAATGTTAAATCCAGAATTGGTATGATTCCTGCTGTGGAAAAAATTATTGAAAAAGAAGTACCAATTCTTGAAGCTACAATGAAACACATTACTGCATAA
- a CDS encoding succinate dehydrogenase/fumarate reductase flavoprotein subunit, with the protein MVESLEFDLIICGSGLAGLRAAIEAARKNSKIKIGIVSKLQVMRSHSVSAEGGTAAVLFEDEGDTIESHIYDTVKGSDFLADQDVAERLCVEMPKEIYQLDHWGMPWSRRKDGRIGQRNFGGYSFPRATYASDKVGFFEMQTLYDTCQKFENIEYLNEWFATSIIHDGKRFMGITAIELSSGTFYSIKGKALIIATGGAGRLYSFSTYALSSTPDGLDMALRAGMALKDMEFVQFHPTGILPSGILITEGARGEGGYLLNNKGERFMKKYAGEKMELAPRDIVSRAMMTEMSEGRGFKHETGVNCMKLDLRHLGDEKIKEKLGGIREISIKFSGLDPSTDILDVRPVCHYMMGGIHTNIDGATELQGVWAAGEAACNSVHGSNRLGANSTSECIVWGKITGSLAVDYIEKNDLTSSWPHHLVAAEEKRIYDGIFRGNGDANPYEVKQELTDIMNDKAYVFRNEKNLVEGLQKIRQLKEQTWKHVDDKANEYNTNFSNVMELDSMFRVAEIVLLGAINRKESRGAHARTDYPKRDDANFLHHTLAYYDPKEPIMKTHPVTITKYQPVERKY; encoded by the coding sequence ATGGTCGAATCTCTTGAATTTGATTTGATAATATGTGGGTCTGGATTAGCTGGTTTAAGGGCAGCTATAGAAGCCGCAAGGAAGAACTCAAAAATCAAAATTGGAATTGTTTCAAAACTTCAAGTTATGCGTTCTCATTCTGTATCTGCAGAAGGTGGAACAGCGGCTGTTCTTTTTGAAGATGAAGGTGATACTATTGAATCTCATATTTATGATACAGTGAAAGGAAGTGATTTTCTTGCTGATCAAGATGTTGCTGAGAGGCTTTGTGTGGAGATGCCAAAAGAAATTTATCAATTGGATCATTGGGGAATGCCTTGGTCTAGACGAAAAGATGGAAGAATAGGTCAAAGAAATTTCGGTGGTTATAGTTTCCCAAGAGCTACATATGCATCTGATAAAGTTGGCTTCTTTGAAATGCAAACTTTGTATGATACATGTCAAAAATTTGAAAATATTGAATATCTAAATGAGTGGTTTGCAACATCAATTATTCATGATGGAAAACGATTTATGGGAATCACTGCAATTGAACTTTCATCTGGCACATTTTATTCAATTAAAGGTAAAGCTCTAATCATTGCAACTGGTGGAGCTGGAAGACTGTACAGTTTCTCAACTTATGCATTATCTTCAACTCCGGATGGTTTGGATATGGCATTACGTGCAGGTATGGCACTTAAAGACATGGAATTTGTTCAATTTCATCCAACTGGAATTTTGCCTTCGGGAATATTGATCACTGAAGGTGCAAGGGGTGAGGGAGGATATTTGCTAAATAACAAGGGTGAACGATTTATGAAAAAATATGCTGGTGAAAAAATGGAATTAGCTCCACGTGATATTGTTTCAAGAGCTATGATGACAGAAATGAGTGAAGGACGTGGATTCAAACATGAAACTGGCGTTAATTGCATGAAACTTGATTTACGCCATCTTGGAGATGAAAAAATTAAAGAAAAATTAGGTGGTATCCGAGAAATTTCTATTAAATTTTCAGGATTAGATCCTTCCACTGACATACTTGATGTTAGACCTGTATGTCATTATATGATGGGTGGAATTCATACTAATATCGACGGTGCTACTGAACTTCAAGGTGTATGGGCTGCAGGTGAGGCAGCATGTAATAGTGTTCATGGTTCAAATCGACTTGGAGCAAATTCTACTTCTGAGTGTATAGTATGGGGTAAAATTACTGGCAGTTTGGCAGTTGATTATATTGAAAAAAATGACTTGACCTCTTCTTGGCCTCATCACTTAGTTGCAGCTGAGGAAAAAAGAATTTATGATGGCATATTTCGAGGTAACGGCGATGCTAATCCATATGAAGTTAAACAAGAACTAACTGACATTATGAATGATAAAGCATATGTTTTCAGAAACGAAAAAAATCTTGTCGAAGGATTACAGAAAATACGCCAACTAAAAGAACAAACTTGGAAGCATGTTGATGACAAAGCAAATGAATACAATACTAACTTTTCAAATGTGATGGAACTCGATTCAATGTTTCGTGTTGCAGAAATTGTTTTGCTAGGAGCTATTAATAGAAAAGAATCACGTGGTGCACATGCAAGAACTGATTATCCTAAACGTGATGATGCAAACTTTTTACATCATACTCTAGCCTATTATGATCCTAAAGAGCCAATTATGAAAACACATCCGGTAACAATTACTAAATATCAACCAGTAGAGAGGAAATACTAG
- a CDS encoding FAD-binding oxidoreductase, whose translation MVVEHKAKITYMQLLKEDLVVIRLVPNNGMPKYTTGQFLTIGLPIPSEQKIVRRAYSIASHPENRDYFEFVIRWVRKPLPGRVTTELFYANVGDEVYLGEPTGNALLIDDKLPNGQPDTRRIVCVGGGTGLAPFIAFAKHLHDTGDKREIIVLHGASYVDELSYKELLTNYENESLERGKDQWNFKYRAAISRPKEFFNRSWAGHVGRVESFFKPNKNGISPLDELVGEEVTPANTKVYICGYQGTIDGVLEYLGPKGFVTKEEKRKDGSYEVKYESYG comes from the coding sequence ATGGTAGTAGAGCATAAAGCAAAGATTACTTACATGCAATTACTCAAAGAAGATCTTGTTGTAATTCGTTTGGTTCCAAATAACGGAATGCCAAAATACACTACAGGTCAATTTTTAACTATAGGATTACCAATACCATCTGAACAAAAAATTGTTAGAAGAGCCTACTCAATTGCTTCTCATCCTGAAAATCGAGATTACTTTGAATTTGTAATTAGATGGGTAAGAAAACCATTGCCAGGACGTGTTACTACGGAATTATTTTATGCAAATGTAGGTGATGAAGTATATTTAGGTGAACCCACGGGTAATGCTTTACTGATTGATGATAAATTACCAAATGGTCAGCCTGATACCAGAAGGATTGTTTGTGTGGGTGGTGGAACTGGACTTGCTCCTTTCATTGCTTTTGCTAAACATCTTCATGATACTGGCGATAAACGAGAGATAATTGTTTTGCATGGTGCAAGTTATGTTGATGAGTTAAGCTACAAAGAATTGTTAACAAATTATGAAAACGAAAGTCTTGAAAGAGGAAAAGATCAATGGAATTTTAAATACAGAGCCGCTATTAGTAGACCTAAAGAATTCTTTAATCGTTCTTGGGCAGGTCATGTTGGTAGAGTAGAATCATTTTTTAAACCAAATAAAAATGGAATTTCACCATTAGATGAATTAGTGGGAGAAGAGGTTACTCCTGCAAATACCAAAGTCTACATTTGTGGTTATCAAGGCACTATAGATGGTGTACTTGAATATTTGGGACCAAAAGGATTTGTAACAAAAGAAGAAAAACGTAAAGATGGAAGTTATGAAGTCAAGTATGAATCATACGGATAA
- a CDS encoding inositol monophosphatase family protein, giving the protein MEVIEILCNVSKMIYENVKDLAGTDNAAGNFGIGAGGDISRNIDIIAEKTVLDYLKEIKFDCIVLGEECGRVELSDNPKGFIIMDAIDGSANAVRGVPFFCSSLAFATEDRLSSITDGVITNLSNGDMYWASKDNGAFMNELKIKVYDKDPIYKIIGVNTSGASSDLMEQLQPIFEKHNHIRHFGANALEMAFFARGLMDVFIDLRNKIRIQDIAAGYIIVKEAGGLLLDANLNPLDADLSYKTRISFIAAANQKIIDDVILQIKK; this is encoded by the coding sequence ATGGAAGTAATTGAAATTCTTTGCAATGTTTCAAAAATGATTTATGAAAACGTTAAAGATTTGGCAGGTACAGATAATGCTGCAGGAAATTTCGGAATTGGTGCAGGAGGAGATATTTCACGTAATATTGACATTATTGCTGAAAAAACAGTATTAGATTATCTTAAAGAAATTAAATTTGACTGTATTGTATTAGGAGAAGAATGTGGTAGAGTAGAACTATCCGATAATCCTAAAGGGTTTATTATTATGGATGCAATTGATGGTTCTGCTAATGCTGTAAGAGGAGTTCCATTTTTTTGTAGTTCGTTAGCATTTGCAACTGAAGATAGATTAAGTTCCATTACAGATGGAGTAATAACAAATCTATCAAATGGAGATATGTATTGGGCATCTAAAGATAATGGTGCATTTATGAATGAATTAAAAATCAAGGTTTATGATAAAGACCCAATTTACAAAATTATTGGAGTAAACACTTCTGGAGCATCATCTGATTTGATGGAACAATTACAACCGATATTTGAGAAGCATAATCACATAAGACATTTTGGTGCAAATGCATTAGAAATGGCTTTTTTTGCAAGAGGGTTAATGGATGTTTTTATTGATTTAAGAAATAAAATAAGAATTCAAGACATTGCAGCAGGATACATAATAGTAAAGGAAGCAGGAGGCTTACTTTTGGATGCCAATTTGAATCCACTTGATGCAGATCTTAGTTATAAAACAAGAATATCATTTATTGCAGCAGCAAATCAAAAAATTATCGATGATGTTATTTTACAAATTAAAAAATAA
- a CDS encoding iron-sulfur cluster assembly protein produces MSLDIKQLRVKIFDELSKIVDPEINTSITDLELIDEVDINSNNVKVDLHLTSPFCPAVFGFKICQDIHDNLLKVDGIDDVKVNVSNHFMAEQINNQVNNSPNPKKKI; encoded by the coding sequence ATGAGTCTAGATATCAAACAACTTAGAGTGAAAATTTTTGATGAGCTATCAAAGATTGTAGATCCTGAAATCAATACATCAATTACCGATTTAGAATTAATTGATGAAGTTGACATCAACAGTAATAACGTGAAAGTAGATTTACATCTAACTAGTCCATTTTGTCCTGCAGTTTTTGGATTTAAAATCTGTCAAGATATACATGATAATCTTTTGAAGGTAGATGGAATTGATGATGTTAAAGTAAATGTATCAAATCACTTTATGGCAGAACAGATTAACAATCAGGTAAATAATAGCCCTAATCCAAAAAAAAAGATTTAG
- a CDS encoding DNA-binding protein — MSNESRNTIFIGKKPLMAYVTSTLIQLANLPSVYIKARGLSIGRAVDVAQIIARKTENAGYSIGEIKIGSESLESQDGRTRNVSTIEIEVKRNG; from the coding sequence ATGTCAAACGAATCCAGAAACACCATATTCATTGGTAAGAAACCATTGATGGCATATGTAACATCAACGCTAATTCAATTGGCAAACTTACCCTCCGTCTACATCAAAGCTAGAGGTCTAAGCATTGGTCGTGCTGTGGATGTAGCTCAAATCATTGCAAGAAAGACAGAAAATGCTGGATACTCTATTGGAGAAATAAAAATAGGCTCCGAATCATTAGAGTCACAAGACGGTAGAACCAGAAACGTTTCAACAATAGAAATTGAAGTAAAGAGAAACGGTTGA
- a CDS encoding succinate dehydrogenase, with protein sequence MRESIIMKIHYGTALAAVALVAVHILMRLTQGFAESLEYESVIANYKFLPYAGMLEIILILLSIHGFNGLRVILLELKQGRKYEKAVSYGCVVAMIALIAYGSRTIIMVNTGMM encoded by the coding sequence ATGAGAGAAAGTATTATTATGAAAATTCATTATGGAACTGCTCTAGCTGCAGTGGCATTAGTAGCAGTTCACATATTGATGCGTCTTACACAAGGATTTGCAGAATCTTTGGAATATGAAAGTGTAATTGCAAACTACAAATTTCTACCATATGCGGGTATGCTTGAAATAATTTTAATTCTACTATCTATTCATGGATTTAATGGATTAAGGGTAATACTACTCGAGTTGAAACAAGGAAGAAAATATGAAAAGGCAGTTTCATATGGATGTGTTGTTGCTATGATAGCATTAATTGCATATGGTTCACGAACAATAATAATGGTTAATACGGGGATGATGTAG
- a CDS encoding DUF1059 domain-containing protein, whose translation MAKLKCSDYGFECEFVSEGEIEQVIEEFGKHTEDIHGIDYSKEALMQFILRKK comes from the coding sequence ATGGCTAAACTAAAATGCAGTGATTATGGTTTTGAGTGTGAATTTGTGTCAGAAGGTGAAATAGAACAAGTAATAGAAGAATTTGGAAAACATACTGAAGACATACATGGTATAGATTACTCAAAAGAAGCCTTAATGCAATTTATCCTTAGAAAAAAATAA
- a CDS encoding isocitrate lyase/PEP mutase family protein translates to MLKTNKSLVIPGVYDAIGAKIAEKVGFEAMFQTGYGTSATLFGMPDYGFIGATETLDNARRICRAVSVPVIVDSDTGYGNALSVWKLVRELESAGASGIFLEDQRWPKRCGHMQGKEVISQEEYTEKLGAAIDARQSKDFIIVARTDARATEGLDAAIERGLQNKKTGADAVFIEAPRSLEEMKIIGKSINAPLVANMIEGGTTPIMSAETLHKLGFKIILYPLSVLFANTFATMNILKELKKSGTTRKSKQKVVNFDQFNDLVELPKFQKLEKRYRFSKRE, encoded by the coding sequence ATGCTAAAAACAAACAAGTCACTTGTAATTCCAGGAGTGTATGATGCAATTGGAGCAAAAATTGCAGAAAAAGTAGGGTTTGAAGCTATGTTTCAAACAGGATATGGAACTTCAGCTACATTATTTGGAATGCCAGACTATGGTTTCATTGGAGCAACTGAAACATTAGATAATGCAAGAAGAATATGTAGAGCCGTTTCAGTTCCTGTAATAGTTGATTCAGATACAGGTTATGGTAATGCATTAAGTGTTTGGAAATTGGTAAGGGAGTTAGAATCAGCAGGTGCATCAGGGATTTTTCTAGAAGACCAGAGATGGCCAAAAAGATGCGGTCATATGCAAGGAAAAGAAGTGATATCACAAGAAGAATATACCGAAAAATTGGGGGCAGCTATAGATGCAAGACAAAGTAAAGATTTCATAATTGTTGCAAGGACTGATGCAAGAGCTACAGAAGGACTAGATGCAGCAATAGAACGTGGATTACAAAATAAAAAAACAGGGGCAGATGCAGTGTTTATTGAAGCACCAAGATCATTAGAAGAGATGAAAATAATTGGAAAATCTATCAATGCACCTCTTGTAGCAAATATGATAGAGGGAGGTACAACTCCAATAATGTCAGCAGAAACATTACATAAATTAGGATTTAAAATTATTTTATATCCACTTTCAGTATTATTTGCTAATACTTTTGCAACTATGAACATTTTAAAAGAATTGAAAAAGTCAGGAACTACAAGGAAATCAAAACAAAAAGTTGTAAATTTTGATCAGTTCAATGATCTGGTCGAATTACCCAAATTCCAAAAATTAGAAAAGAGATATAGATTTTCAAAAAGAGAATAA
- a CDS encoding PadR family transcriptional regulator, with amino-acid sequence MISEWFQRVGSSIPRGFSRYFILELLKKKAHTGKEIIDYAVEQSNGIWKPSPGLIYPLLGRLLDEDLIEETRDGKYQLTKKGIETAEDVDKVNEIVRKQLDVLFRLGNVGRFVATDLLEKMSIIGSILSSNFANMTNDETEKYRKFLESELKKIDEKKTIKKGKEIKIE; translated from the coding sequence ATGATTTCAGAATGGTTTCAAAGAGTTGGAAGTTCAATACCTAGAGGATTTTCAAGGTATTTTATTTTAGAACTTTTAAAAAAGAAAGCGCATACTGGAAAAGAGATTATAGATTATGCTGTAGAACAAAGTAATGGGATATGGAAACCTTCACCTGGGTTGATCTATCCATTATTAGGAAGATTACTTGATGAAGATCTTATTGAAGAAACTAGAGATGGAAAGTATCAATTAACAAAAAAAGGAATAGAGACGGCAGAAGATGTTGACAAAGTAAATGAAATTGTTAGAAAGCAATTAGATGTCCTTTTTAGATTAGGGAATGTAGGAAGATTTGTTGCAACGGATCTGTTAGAAAAAATGTCCATAATAGGTTCAATTCTTAGCTCCAATTTTGCCAATATGACAAATGATGAAACTGAGAAATATAGAAAATTCTTAGAATCAGAGCTAAAGAAAATAGATGAGAAAAAAACTATCAAAAAAGGAAAAGAAATTAAAATAGAATAG
- the argH gene encoding argininosuccinate lyase: protein MYRSRLSTDLSDITLDYVSSIKDDIQIALYDILGSQAHTIMLFENQIITKNDVKKILSALDFLKNEKFDVFSGAEDIHELIETLVIKKAGIASGGKMHTARSRNDQVSLDIRMKIRDDINIICNCLLDTIEALVSLAKNHQKTIMPLYTHLQQAQAGLFSHYLIAQADVLFRDFDRLYSTFNHVNQSPLGAGPVGGTSIAIDRHSTAKMLGFDSVLENSLDATSTRDFVVEYVSMIAILMTNLSRISEDFIIWSTSEFSFIELADEFTSPSSVMPQKKNPDILELTRGKTAEVIGNLTAILTTIKGLASGYGRDLQQIKSSIWSTSKISLNALLILKSILLTLHVNEKEMKKSTESSYLIALDIAEKLVQNGIPFRTTHKIAGGLVQLAHQSNKSLNKLTSKEISKIAQDAKIPPNLIMKIIESTTITSSLKERKSFGSSGYDEQKRMIEDRVKKINDYRINATKRSNAITKALDDLSSKVTELIK, encoded by the coding sequence ATGTATCGTTCTCGTCTTAGTACAGATTTGAGTGATATTACTTTAGATTATGTTTCATCGATTAAAGACGATATTCAAATAGCGCTTTATGATATTCTAGGAAGCCAAGCTCATACTATAATGTTATTTGAAAACCAAATTATTACAAAAAATGATGTAAAAAAAATTCTTTCAGCTTTAGACTTTTTAAAAAATGAAAAATTTGATGTTTTTAGTGGAGCTGAAGATATTCATGAATTAATTGAAACACTAGTTATCAAAAAAGCTGGTATTGCTAGCGGTGGAAAAATGCATACAGCACGTTCCCGTAATGATCAAGTTTCTTTAGATATTAGAATGAAAATTCGTGATGATATTAACATTATTTGTAATTGTTTACTTGATACAATTGAAGCACTTGTATCTTTAGCAAAAAACCATCAAAAAACAATAATGCCTCTTTATACGCATCTTCAACAAGCTCAAGCTGGTTTATTTTCACACTATCTAATAGCTCAGGCCGATGTGTTGTTTAGGGACTTTGATCGTCTTTATAGTACATTTAACCATGTTAATCAAAGTCCGTTAGGAGCAGGCCCTGTTGGAGGAACTAGTATTGCAATAGATCGACATAGTACTGCCAAAATGTTAGGATTTGATAGTGTTTTAGAAAATTCTCTAGATGCAACTAGCACACGTGATTTTGTTGTTGAATACGTTTCAATGATCGCAATACTGATGACTAATCTTAGTAGAATTTCTGAAGATTTTATTATTTGGTCAACGTCTGAATTTTCCTTTATAGAACTTGCAGATGAATTCACGTCTCCATCAAGTGTAATGCCTCAAAAGAAAAACCCCGATATATTAGAATTAACAAGAGGGAAAACTGCAGAGGTAATTGGAAATCTTACTGCAATCCTAACTACCATCAAAGGACTGGCTTCTGGATATGGACGTGATCTGCAACAAATTAAATCATCCATTTGGTCAACATCTAAAATTTCTTTAAACGCATTATTGATTTTAAAATCTATTCTCCTTACATTACATGTTAATGAAAAAGAAATGAAAAAGTCAACCGAATCTAGTTATCTTATTGCCCTTGATATTGCAGAAAAATTAGTTCAAAATGGAATTCCATTTCGAACAACTCATAAAATTGCAGGAGGCTTAGTGCAATTGGCACATCAATCCAATAAATCTTTGAATAAACTCACTTCAAAAGAAATTTCAAAAATTGCACAAGATGCTAAAATCCCTCCTAATCTTATCATGAAAATTATTGAATCCACAACAATTACATCCTCTCTAAAAGAAAGAAAGTCCTTTGGCTCTTCAGGATATGATGAGCAAAAGAGAATGATTGAAGATCGTGTGAAAAAAATTAATGATTATAGAATCAATGCAACAAAACGATCTAATGCTATTACTAAGGCATTAGATGATCTCTCTAGCAAAGTTACTGAATTGATAAAATAG